In one Butyrivibrio proteoclasticus B316 genomic region, the following are encoded:
- the pseC gene encoding UDP-4-amino-4,6-dideoxy-N-acetyl-beta-L-altrosamine transaminase: MEKEKLAIHGGKPVRENKIFYGRQWIQDDDVQAIAAVLKGDYITCGPSVDAVEKKISEVTGAKYTVVVANGTAALHCAAIAAGLGEGDEVITTPLTFAASANCAVYVGARPVFADVNPETYNIDPDSIEAHITDKTRAVVAVDFTGQAVEHDRIREICKKHNLVYICDAAHAIGTRYKGQPEGSIADMTCFSFHPVKTITSGEGGAITTNDPELYKKLRLASQHGIVRNPDDFVEKNPEGIWYYEMQTLGYNYRMTDFQAALLSSQLNKLEQFSNRRKEIVNKYNEAFKDVPEIIVQKEIPESDTTRHLYIIQLDLDKLTCTRREFFDAMSAENVQCQVHYVPVYWFPFYQNMGYTKGLCPNAEKIYKGIMSIPLYPMLTDEDVESSIAAVKKIVNWYRK, encoded by the coding sequence ATGGAAAAAGAAAAACTTGCGATACATGGCGGTAAGCCTGTTAGAGAAAATAAGATTTTTTACGGACGTCAGTGGATACAGGATGACGACGTGCAGGCAATTGCAGCAGTCCTTAAGGGTGACTATATCACTTGCGGACCATCTGTAGATGCCGTTGAAAAGAAGATTTCAGAAGTTACAGGTGCTAAGTATACTGTAGTTGTTGCCAATGGCACAGCAGCTCTTCACTGCGCAGCAATTGCAGCTGGACTTGGTGAGGGAGATGAAGTTATCACAACACCTCTTACTTTTGCTGCTTCTGCTAACTGTGCTGTATATGTTGGTGCAAGACCTGTTTTTGCTGATGTTAATCCTGAAACCTATAACATTGATCCAGACAGCATTGAGGCACATATCACAGACAAGACAAGAGCAGTAGTTGCTGTTGATTTTACAGGTCAGGCTGTTGAGCACGACAGGATCCGCGAGATCTGCAAGAAGCATAATCTCGTATATATCTGCGATGCAGCACATGCTATCGGAACCAGATACAAGGGTCAGCCTGAAGGTTCTATCGCTGATATGACATGCTTTAGCTTCCACCCTGTTAAGACTATTACTTCCGGTGAGGGCGGCGCTATTACTACTAATGATCCTGAGCTTTACAAAAAGCTCCGTCTTGCGTCACAGCACGGTATTGTCCGTAACCCTGATGATTTCGTTGAGAAGAATCCTGAGGGAATCTGGTACTACGAGATGCAGACACTTGGATATAACTATAGAATGACAGACTTCCAGGCTGCTCTTCTCTCAAGCCAGCTTAATAAGCTTGAGCAGTTCTCAAACAGAAGAAAAGAGATTGTTAACAAATATAATGAAGCCTTCAAGGATGTACCTGAGATCATCGTTCAGAAAGAGATTCCTGAATCTGATACAACAAGACATCTTTATATCATTCAGCTTGATCTTGATAAGCTCACATGTACAAGACGCGAGTTCTTTGACGCCATGAGTGCGGAGAATGTTCAGTGCCAGGTTCACTATGTGCCTGTTTACTGGTTCCCGTTCTATCAGAACATGGGCTACACAAAGGGACTTTGTCCTAACGCTGAGAAGATTTACAAGGGAATCATGAGTATTCCTCTTTATCCAATGCTTACAGATGAGGATGTCGAATCTTCTATCGCAGCAGTCAAGAAGATCGTGAACTGGTATCGTAAATAA
- the wecB gene encoding non-hydrolyzing UDP-N-acetylglucosamine 2-epimerase — MSNFVGFKNNGKLKLLIIVGTRPEIIRLAAVIKKCRKYFDVVLAHTGQNYDYNLNGIFFRDLELDEPEVYLDAVGDDLGATMGNIIDKSYKLMVECRPDAVLVLGDTNSCLSVIGAKRLHIPIFHMEAGNRCKDECLPEETNRRIVDIISDVNMAYSEHARRYLADCGLPKERTFVTGSPMAEVLHDNLDKIKASDVHARLSKETGVNIEPHKYILLSAHREENIDTEENFTSLFTAINKMAEKYDMPILYSCHPRSRKRIEASEFELDKRVIRHEPLGFHDYNCLQMNAYAVVSDSGTLPEESSFFLSVGNPFPAVCIRTSTERPEAMDKGNFILAGITEESLLQAVDTAVSMNENGDYGIPVPDYVDENVSDKVVKIIQSFTGVVNKMVWRKS; from the coding sequence ATGTCTAATTTTGTAGGGTTTAAGAATAATGGCAAATTGAAATTATTGATTATAGTGGGAACAAGACCTGAGATAATCAGGCTTGCGGCAGTTATCAAGAAGTGCAGGAAGTATTTTGACGTTGTTCTGGCACATACAGGACAGAACTATGATTATAACTTAAATGGAATTTTCTTTAGAGATTTAGAGCTTGATGAGCCTGAGGTTTACCTTGATGCTGTAGGCGATGACCTCGGTGCAACAATGGGCAATATCATAGACAAGAGTTATAAGCTGATGGTAGAGTGTAGGCCTGATGCAGTGCTTGTTCTTGGTGATACCAACAGTTGTTTGTCAGTTATAGGAGCTAAGCGTCTTCATATACCTATTTTCCATATGGAGGCAGGCAATCGCTGCAAGGACGAGTGTCTTCCTGAAGAGACTAACCGCAGGATCGTAGATATTATCTCTGATGTCAACATGGCATATTCTGAGCATGCCAGAAGATACCTTGCAGATTGCGGACTTCCCAAGGAGAGAACCTTTGTTACAGGATCACCTATGGCAGAAGTTCTTCATGATAATCTTGATAAGATCAAGGCTAGTGACGTTCACGCAAGACTTAGCAAAGAGACAGGCGTTAATATCGAGCCTCATAAATATATCCTTCTCTCAGCTCATAGAGAGGAGAACATCGATACTGAAGAGAATTTCACATCTCTTTTCACAGCAATTAATAAGATGGCGGAAAAATATGATATGCCAATCCTCTATTCATGCCACCCAAGGAGCAGGAAGAGAATTGAAGCTTCTGAGTTTGAGCTTGATAAGAGGGTTATAAGGCATGAGCCGCTTGGATTCCATGATTATAACTGCCTTCAGATGAATGCTTATGCAGTTGTTTCTGACTCAGGAACACTTCCTGAAGAGAGCAGTTTCTTTTTGAGTGTGGGAAATCCATTCCCTGCAGTTTGTATCAGGACCAGTACGGAGAGACCTGAAGCTATGGATAAGGGTAACTTCATTCTGGCAGGTATCACTGAGGAGAGCCTTCTTCAGGCGGTTGATACAGCTGTATCAATGAACGAGAACGGGGATTATGGTATTCCAGTTCCTGATTATGTTGATGAAAATGTTTCAGACAAGGTTGTTAAGATAATCCAGAGCTTTACCGGAGTTGTCAACAAAATGGTCTGGAGAAAGAGCTGA
- a CDS encoding sugar transferase → MGQIHLKNKYVYRWVCMVVLSLIATGMFIWVWIGFVRYNNQTGSLMGKGNLLMSFGIYFLLYHIIGKALKAFRIGVDRKANLLASQVLTVFSVDAVEVLVSCAITGQFRFFPDFLWRYVLLALVQSILLCLLVIPLVDLYRHFFKAHQILEVYQEASYEKLHFMNDRPDKFHIKDIININEGLDKIFDKMEDYDAVLINDIPSEIKNDILKECFNRNKRVYFTPKISDIIGKNSEEINLFDTPLYLCRNSGLTFAQSFVKRVCDIVFSLIGIIITSPILLVTALAIKLEDGGPVFFRQERATLGGREFSILKFRSMIVDAEKDGRPHPAGEKDPRITKVGNFIRATRIDELPQLINILKGDMSIVGPRPERLEHVHKYCEEIPEFSYRLKVKGGLTGPAQVFGKYNTSPLNKLKMDLYYITNYSLLLDLQILFETVKILVQKESTEGFSEERAEEMHDAAVLEERTEEMHDSATLEESVEEKHN, encoded by the coding sequence ATGGGGCAGATTCATTTAAAAAATAAATATGTCTACAGATGGGTTTGCATGGTCGTCTTATCGCTTATTGCTACCGGGATGTTCATCTGGGTGTGGATAGGATTTGTAAGGTATAACAACCAGACAGGAAGCCTTATGGGTAAGGGTAACCTGCTCATGTCCTTTGGCATCTATTTCCTTTTGTATCACATAATTGGCAAGGCACTCAAGGCCTTCAGGATTGGTGTTGACAGAAAGGCTAATCTCCTTGCAAGTCAGGTGCTGACAGTGTTTAGCGTTGACGCAGTTGAAGTTCTGGTGTCCTGTGCTATTACCGGACAGTTCAGATTCTTCCCGGATTTCTTGTGGAGATATGTACTATTGGCGCTTGTTCAGTCGATACTGCTGTGTTTATTGGTAATACCTCTGGTTGACCTGTACAGGCACTTTTTCAAGGCACATCAGATTCTGGAAGTATATCAGGAAGCCTCTTATGAGAAGCTTCACTTTATGAATGACAGACCTGATAAGTTCCACATCAAGGACATTATCAATATCAATGAGGGACTTGATAAGATTTTTGACAAGATGGAAGACTATGATGCAGTTCTCATCAATGACATTCCATCGGAGATCAAGAACGATATCCTCAAGGAATGCTTTAACAGAAATAAGAGAGTTTATTTTACTCCTAAGATTTCAGACATTATCGGCAAGAATTCAGAAGAGATAAACCTCTTTGATACACCGCTTTACCTTTGCAGAAATTCAGGCCTGACTTTTGCACAGTCTTTTGTAAAAAGAGTTTGTGATATTGTCTTTTCCCTGATTGGAATAATAATTACAAGCCCGATACTCTTAGTGACAGCGCTTGCTATTAAGCTTGAAGATGGCGGTCCTGTATTTTTCAGGCAGGAAAGAGCTACACTTGGCGGTAGGGAATTTAGTATTCTCAAGTTCAGATCGATGATAGTTGACGCTGAAAAGGATGGAAGACCACATCCCGCCGGAGAAAAGGATCCACGAATTACCAAGGTTGGTAACTTTATCAGGGCTACCAGAATAGACGAGCTTCCACAGCTTATCAATATATTAAAGGGCGATATGTCGATAGTTGGCCCAAGGCCGGAGCGACTTGAGCATGTGCACAAATACTGCGAGGAGATTCCTGAGTTTAGTTACAGACTTAAAGTTAAGGGCGGACTTACAGGTCCTGCGCAGGTTTTTGGTAAATACAACACAAGCCCTCTTAATAAACTTAAGATGGACCTGTACTATATTACAAATTATTCACTTCTTCTGGATTTACAGATTCTCTTTGAAACTGTCAAGATACTGGTTCAGAAAGAGAGTACCGAAGGCTTTTCCGAGGAAAGGGCTGAGGAGATGCATGACGCGGCAGTTTTGGAGGAAAGAACTGAGGAGATGCATGATTCGGCAACTTTAGAAGAAAGTGTTGAAGAGAAGCATAATTAA
- a CDS encoding polysaccharide biosynthesis protein: MSEFKDKTLLITGGTGSFGHCVLDHFLDSDLKEIRIFSRDEKKQDDMRHELQAFHPEHYSKVKFFIGDVRNIQSLRDCMPGVDYIFHAAALKEVPSCEFFPMEAVRTNIEGTDNLIHAAVENGVKHVICLSTDKAAYPINSMGISKAMMEHIVYANARMAAERGTILNCTRYGNVMCSRGSVIPLFINQIKNGHPITITDPNMTRFMMNLDEAVDLVMFAFTHGNPGDLFVQKADASTIGDLATAVQQLFGETDTKIIGSRHGEKLYETLLTKEERLRSEDMGNYYRVVADARDLNYDKFYVEGEVQTAAKEAYTSHNTTRLDVEGTVKKLLSTTYVQEELAAMGK, from the coding sequence ATGAGCGAATTTAAGGATAAAACACTTCTAATTACAGGTGGAACAGGAAGTTTTGGACACTGCGTACTTGACCACTTCCTTGACAGTGACCTCAAGGAGATTAGAATCTTTTCAAGAGATGAGAAGAAGCAGGACGATATGAGACATGAGCTTCAGGCTTTTCATCCTGAGCATTATAGCAAGGTTAAGTTCTTTATCGGTGATGTTAGAAATATTCAGAGTCTCAGAGATTGTATGCCTGGAGTTGACTATATCTTCCACGCAGCAGCTCTTAAGGAGGTTCCAAGCTGCGAATTCTTCCCTATGGAAGCTGTACGTACCAATATTGAGGGTACAGACAATTTGATCCATGCAGCTGTTGAGAATGGTGTTAAGCATGTTATATGTCTTTCAACAGATAAGGCTGCTTATCCTATTAATTCAATGGGTATTTCCAAGGCTATGATGGAGCACATCGTATATGCTAATGCCAGAATGGCGGCTGAAAGAGGAACAATCCTCAACTGCACAAGATACGGAAATGTTATGTGCTCAAGAGGCTCTGTAATTCCGCTCTTTATTAACCAGATAAAGAACGGACACCCTATTACTATTACTGACCCTAACATGACAAGATTTATGATGAACCTTGATGAGGCTGTTGATCTTGTTATGTTCGCATTTACTCATGGTAATCCTGGAGATCTTTTTGTTCAGAAGGCTGATGCTTCTACAATCGGAGATCTTGCTACAGCTGTTCAGCAGCTCTTTGGCGAGACTGATACCAAGATAATCGGTTCAAGACATGGCGAGAAGCTTTATGAGACACTTCTTACCAAGGAAGAGAGACTCCGCTCAGAGGATATGGGCAATTACTACAGAGTAGTTGCTGATGCAAGAGATCTTAACTATGACAAGTTCTATGTAGAGGGAGAAGTTCAGACAGCAGCCAAGGAGGCTTATACCAGCCACAATACTACAAGACTTGATGTTGAGGGCACAGTTAAAAAGCTCCTTTCTACAACTTACGTTCAGGAAGAGCTTGCTGCAATGGGTAAATAA
- a CDS encoding glycosyltransferase family 4 protein, with amino-acid sequence MTDTSAVGIDKVNNDGNRSLRILVVTECFWPDIYAINDIVEKLVKRGHRVTVLTGLPDYTTTEIPPEYRHGQNRHQNYKGADVYRVQTIARHHGPIWRSLSYLSFVVAGWMRAKTQDWKHTEVWGNSENQEKRIGNTSNQSDIDNSSYVETRSNGSSDIDDADFDVIYVWEVSPVTMAVPAIALKKRYKKPLFLYCMDIWPECVKAMSIKEGTLPYKLIHWWTKRIYRQCDHIAVSSKPFFQYMEEKNGIKRDKMSYLPQYADVGLLELDTSKISNQNVTNTSSESNDNADDLVGNDGINHTDFLFIGNIGKAQNLDCLMKAMTVFKGRTDVRLHMVGGGSEFENIQKLAQDLGIGDIVTFYGPKPFKEAVAYYNKADACVLTLDGSTHIGDTLPGKLQTYMAAGKTILAAANGAAMDIIKEAECGKCVAAGDDKAYGQALLDFADYKEKYSDCGEKARKYFRENFMEEQHFVELERLLNMMTDRH; translated from the coding sequence ATGACGGATACAAGCGCAGTTGGGATAGATAAAGTGAATAATGATGGAAATAGATCGCTGCGTATCCTTGTGGTTACAGAGTGCTTCTGGCCGGATATATATGCAATCAATGATATAGTTGAGAAATTGGTTAAGCGAGGTCATAGGGTAACAGTTCTAACTGGACTTCCGGATTACACCACTACTGAGATTCCGCCTGAGTACAGACATGGGCAGAACAGGCACCAGAACTACAAGGGTGCTGATGTTTACAGGGTTCAGACAATTGCAAGGCACCATGGACCAATCTGGAGGAGCCTTAGCTATCTGTCATTTGTTGTAGCAGGCTGGATGAGAGCTAAGACTCAGGACTGGAAGCATACAGAGGTATGGGGGAATTCTGAAAACCAAGAAAAAAGAATTGGCAATACATCGAACCAGTCAGATATAGACAATAGTAGTTATGTTGAGACTAGAAGTAATGGATCTAGTGATATAGATGATGCAGACTTTGATGTGATATATGTGTGGGAGGTATCTCCGGTGACTATGGCAGTTCCGGCGATCGCCCTTAAAAAGAGGTACAAAAAGCCTCTTTTCCTGTATTGTATGGATATTTGGCCTGAGTGTGTCAAAGCTATGAGTATCAAGGAAGGAACACTTCCTTACAAGCTCATTCATTGGTGGACCAAGAGAATATACAGACAGTGCGATCACATCGCAGTTTCTTCCAAGCCATTCTTCCAGTACATGGAGGAAAAGAATGGAATAAAAAGGGACAAGATGAGCTATCTGCCCCAGTATGCAGATGTGGGGCTGTTGGAGCTTGATACGAGTAAGATTAGTAATCAGAATGTGACTAATACTAGTTCTGAATCTAATGATAATGCAGATGATTTAGTTGGAAATGACGGAATAAATCATACAGACTTTCTCTTTATTGGTAACATAGGAAAAGCTCAAAATCTGGACTGCCTGATGAAAGCCATGACCGTGTTCAAGGGACGGACAGATGTACGTCTTCATATGGTAGGTGGCGGCTCAGAATTTGAGAATATTCAGAAGCTGGCACAGGACCTTGGAATAGGCGATATCGTTACCTTCTATGGACCTAAGCCATTTAAAGAAGCAGTAGCTTATTACAACAAGGCTGATGCCTGTGTTCTGACACTGGATGGTTCAACTCACATCGGAGATACACTTCCAGGTAAGCTTCAGACCTACATGGCAGCAGGTAAGACAATTCTGGCGGCGGCTAATGGCGCAGCCATGGACATCATAAAAGAGGCAGAGTGTGGCAAGTGCGTTGCAGCAGGAGATGACAAGGCTTATGGACAGGCGCTTCTGGACTTTGCAGATTATAAAGAAAAGTACTCTGATTGCGGCGAAAAGGCTCGCAAGTATTTCAGAGAGAATTTCATGGAAGAGCAGCATTTTGTGGAACTCGAAAGACTTCTCAATATGATGACAGATAGACATTGA